The [Eubacterium] siraeum genome contains a region encoding:
- a CDS encoding phenylacetate--CoA ligase: MNYWNKEIECAPRSEIEALQSYRLSRTIRRVYENVAPYRKKMDEAGVRPEDIKSIADLSKLPFTTKQDLRNNYPYGMFAVPSSEVVRIHASSGTTGKQTVVGYTAHDIEVWAECAARALTNIGGTKDDYVQVCYGYGLFTGGLGMHYGTEKLGATVIPASAGNSLRQLEMFRDFGTSIICMTPSYAISLIELMHEKGFKKEDFNLKAGLFGAEPWTDEMRKQIEDGLGINAYDIYGLSEVMGPSVSAECQYKCGMHICEDHFIAEVIDPDTLEVLPAGQQGELVFTCITKEALPLIRYRTRDIATLIYDKCECGRTHVRMLKPQGRTDDMLIIRGVNVFPSQIESALLSVDEKATNYMLVVDRVNNLDTLEIQLETRPDMFGDGVKTLENYTKRVKTAIDSAIGVGINVKLLEPKTLARSMGKAVRVQDNRAIKNKFEKK; the protein is encoded by the coding sequence ATGAATTACTGGAACAAAGAAATCGAATGTGCGCCGAGAAGCGAGATAGAGGCGTTACAATCCTACAGACTTTCACGCACAATAAGACGTGTATATGAAAATGTTGCACCTTATCGTAAGAAGATGGACGAGGCAGGAGTAAGACCCGAGGATATAAAATCTATCGCAGATTTGTCAAAGCTGCCTTTTACGACAAAGCAGGACCTCAGAAACAATTACCCCTACGGTATGTTTGCCGTACCAAGCTCAGAGGTCGTAAGAATACACGCATCATCGGGTACAACAGGCAAGCAGACAGTTGTCGGCTATACGGCTCATGATATTGAGGTGTGGGCTGAATGCGCCGCAAGAGCGCTTACCAATATCGGCGGAACAAAGGACGATTATGTTCAGGTCTGCTACGGTTACGGATTATTCACAGGCGGTCTTGGTATGCACTACGGAACAGAAAAGCTCGGTGCTACCGTTATTCCCGCATCGGCAGGAAACAGCCTGCGTCAGCTTGAAATGTTCAGGGATTTCGGTACTTCTATAATCTGTATGACCCCTTCATACGCAATAAGCCTTATAGAGCTTATGCACGAAAAGGGCTTCAAAAAAGAGGATTTCAATCTCAAGGCAGGTCTGTTCGGCGCAGAGCCGTGGACAGACGAGATGAGAAAGCAGATAGAGGACGGACTCGGAATCAATGCCTACGACATCTATGGACTGTCGGAAGTAATGGGTCCCAGCGTGTCTGCCGAATGTCAGTATAAATGCGGTATGCACATCTGCGAGGATCACTTCATAGCAGAGGTCATCGACCCCGATACGCTTGAGGTATTACCCGCAGGTCAGCAGGGCGAGCTTGTATTTACCTGTATAACAAAGGAGGCACTGCCTCTTATCAGATACAGGACAAGAGATATAGCTACTCTTATCTATGATAAGTGCGAGTGCGGAAGGACGCATGTGAGAATGCTGAAGCCCCAGGGCAGAACAGACGATATGCTTATCATCAGAGGTGTTAATGTATTCCCGTCACAGATTGAATCGGCGCTGTTGTCGGTTGACGAAAAGGCTACGAACTACATGCTGGTCGTTGACAGAGTGAATAATCTTGATACCCTTGAAATTCAGCTTGAAACCCGTCCGGATATGTTTGGTGACGGTGTAAAGACGCTTGAAAACTACACAAAAAGGGTAAAAACGGCGATAGATTCCGCTATCGGCGTAGGAATCAATGTAAAGCTGCTTGAACCAAAGACCCTTGCACGCTCAATGGGCAAGGCTGTAAGAGTTCAGGATAACAGGGCTATAAAGAACAAGTTTGAAAAGAAATAA